One Dromiciops gliroides isolate mDroGli1 chromosome 3, mDroGli1.pri, whole genome shotgun sequence DNA segment encodes these proteins:
- the LOC122751320 gene encoding paired immunoglobulin-like type 2 receptor beta gives MQCLLALLLGVLSWTGMPIGPKASCEVIQPSELSAPLHGSVTIPFTFSFPWELNQKPNIRICWMQAHLYGKVIYNSSSQPHPFFWGRVFLNWKPEEQKGSLLIQDLMKEDEFLYYCIVSASTKYYGVKSISSFQGTQVKVTDEGATHHNDRAPLGPASEFFSNSLKNLIVILCFCLIHKIGVCVIIEMLVLPKVLDQPPGIPVQDRSALAS, from the exons ATGCAGTGTCTCCTGGCTCTGTTGCTGGGGGTCCTGAGCTGGACTG gtATGCCCATAGGACCTAAGGCATCATGTGAGGTCATTCAGCCTTCTGAACTCTCAGCCCCACTCCATGGCTCTGTCACTATCCCCTTTACATTCTCCTTTCCCTGGGAGTTGAACCAGAAACCCAACATAAGAATTTGCTGGATGCAGGCACACCTGTATGGCAAAGTAATTTACAACTCCAGTTCCCAACCCCACCCATTTTTCTGGGGCCGGGTCTTCCTCAACTGGAAGCCTGAAGAGCAGAAAGGCTCCCTTCTCATTCAGGACTTGATGAAGGAGGATGAATTTCTATATTACTGCATAGTCTCAGCTTCTACAAAGTACTATGGAGTAAAGAGTATATCAAGCTTCCAAGGGACCCAGGTCAAGGTGACTGACG AGGGTGCGACACATCACAATGACAGAGCTCCCCTGGGTCCAGCCTCCGAGTTTTTCTCCAACTCCCTGAAAAATCTCATTGTGATCTTATGCTTctgcctcatccataaaattggaGTCTGTGTGATAATAGAAATGTTGGTGTTGCCTAAG gTCTTGGATCAACCCCCTGGGATCCCAGTCCAGGATAGGTCAGCCCTGGCATCCTAG